Proteins from a genomic interval of Microbacterium abyssi:
- a CDS encoding winged helix DNA-binding domain-containing protein, which produces MEPHALRAERLRSHRLTAPARSVADAARHLLAVQAQEFWAGRWALAARTSTAPTLRAVDRLFNRGVLIRAWTQRGTLHILPAEDLAWVLAVTGERQLRMAAPRYRELGLGPEELLTVERVLTGALRGGNAMTRAQLFAVLANAGIDPTGQRGLHAVQNLALRGIVCQGPVVPRPEGASREQLFVLAQEHIGASAAPAAPAAEMFARYIVGHGPATAEDFAWWAGITLGTARAAASVPDERIHEVDEGVFAARTRPRRSPRAASVIALGPFEEYYISYQDRSVACPPEHLAAVGPGKNGMVRPIIVSGGVVVGTWRHSTAIGRHADDPVPELLTPGAASDEDVAAALDRYAAFITG; this is translated from the coding sequence ATGGAACCGCACGCGCTGCGCGCCGAGCGCCTCCGCTCACATCGGCTGACAGCTCCGGCGAGGTCTGTGGCGGATGCCGCGCGTCACCTGCTCGCCGTCCAGGCGCAGGAGTTCTGGGCCGGCCGGTGGGCACTCGCCGCTCGAACCTCGACGGCGCCGACGCTGCGCGCGGTGGACAGGCTCTTCAACCGCGGCGTGCTCATCCGCGCGTGGACGCAGCGCGGCACCCTGCACATCCTCCCGGCCGAGGATCTCGCCTGGGTGCTCGCTGTCACGGGGGAGCGGCAGTTGCGGATGGCCGCGCCGCGGTACCGCGAGCTCGGTCTCGGGCCAGAAGAGCTCCTGACGGTGGAGCGTGTGCTGACTGGTGCCCTGCGCGGCGGCAACGCGATGACGCGCGCACAGCTGTTCGCCGTGCTCGCGAATGCCGGCATCGACCCGACCGGGCAGCGCGGGCTGCACGCCGTGCAGAACCTCGCGCTGCGCGGAATCGTCTGCCAGGGGCCGGTCGTCCCCAGGCCCGAGGGCGCGTCGCGCGAGCAGCTGTTCGTCCTCGCCCAGGAGCACATCGGCGCCTCCGCCGCCCCGGCCGCTCCGGCCGCCGAGATGTTCGCGCGCTACATCGTCGGACACGGTCCCGCGACCGCCGAGGACTTCGCCTGGTGGGCCGGCATCACGCTCGGAACCGCGCGCGCCGCGGCATCCGTCCCCGACGAACGCATCCACGAGGTCGACGAGGGCGTGTTCGCCGCCCGCACGCGCCCGCGGCGCAGCCCGCGCGCGGCATCCGTCATCGCACTCGGCCCGTTCGAGGAGTACTACATCTCGTACCAGGACCGCAGCGTCGCCTGCCCGCCGGAGCATCTGGCAGCCGTGGGGCCGGGCAAGAACGGCATGGTACGCCCGATCATCGTCTCAGGCGGCGTAGTGGTCGGCACGTGGCGGCACTCCACCGCGATCGGGCGGCACGCCGACGATCCGGTGCCCGAGCTGCTCACGCCAGGGGCGGCGTCGGACGAAGACGTCGCCGCCGCGCTCGACCGCTACGCCGCGTTCATCACCGGGTGA
- a CDS encoding XRE family transcriptional regulator, giving the protein MSSSGIHLTTLGHRIRHHRVAQGFTLDELGARVGVAGSQLSLIENGKREPKLSLLQAIATATGTEVADLISGEPPNRRAALEIELETAQASPVFRQLGIIPVRVSKSMPDETIEAILGLHRELQRREREAIATPEEARRANTELRLRMRAQNNYIGDIEKLAEKQLKAAGHVSGALTHRTVIIMAQKLGFELIYVNDLPHSTRSVTDLENSRIYLPPASIPGGHGLRSMALQAMAHRLLGHTPPTDYADFLQQRLEINYFAAACLIPETAGVAFLQQAKKDRNLAVEDFRDAFGVTHEAAGMRMTNLMTEHLGMKLHFLRVDETGAITRVYENDDLPLPMDVTGAVEGQPVCRKFQARAAFTQQNRTTERYQYTDTPSGTFWCATQTGSGSDGEYSVTVGVPFDDARWWRGRETPDRAVSACPDEACCRRPAPELAGQWAGRSWPSARVHTHMFSPLPRGAFPGVDDSEVYAFLDRHAREE; this is encoded by the coding sequence ATGAGCAGCTCCGGCATCCACCTGACGACTCTCGGTCATCGCATCCGCCACCATCGGGTGGCCCAGGGCTTCACTCTCGACGAGCTCGGGGCGAGGGTCGGCGTCGCCGGTTCGCAGCTCAGCCTCATCGAGAACGGCAAACGCGAGCCCAAGCTCTCGCTGCTGCAGGCGATCGCCACCGCCACCGGCACCGAGGTCGCCGACCTCATCTCGGGCGAGCCGCCGAACCGACGCGCGGCCCTCGAGATCGAACTCGAGACGGCACAGGCGAGTCCGGTGTTCCGGCAGCTCGGCATCATTCCCGTGCGGGTGTCGAAGAGCATGCCCGATGAGACGATCGAGGCGATCCTCGGGCTGCATCGCGAACTGCAGCGACGCGAGCGCGAGGCCATCGCCACCCCGGAAGAGGCGCGCCGCGCGAACACCGAGCTGCGGCTGCGCATGCGTGCGCAGAACAACTACATCGGCGACATCGAGAAGCTCGCCGAGAAACAGCTCAAGGCCGCCGGGCACGTCTCAGGCGCCCTCACGCACCGCACGGTGATCATCATGGCGCAGAAGCTCGGCTTCGAGCTGATCTATGTGAACGACCTGCCGCACTCCACGCGCTCGGTAACGGATCTGGAGAACAGCAGGATCTATCTGCCGCCGGCATCCATCCCCGGTGGTCACGGTCTGCGATCGATGGCGCTGCAGGCGATGGCGCACCGCCTGCTCGGTCACACGCCGCCGACCGACTACGCGGACTTCCTGCAGCAGCGGCTTGAGATCAACTACTTCGCCGCGGCGTGCCTGATACCCGAGACGGCAGGAGTCGCGTTCCTGCAACAGGCGAAGAAGGACCGCAACCTCGCCGTGGAGGACTTCCGCGACGCGTTCGGCGTGACGCACGAGGCGGCCGGCATGCGCATGACCAATCTCATGACCGAGCACCTCGGAATGAAGCTGCACTTCCTGCGCGTGGACGAGACCGGCGCCATCACGCGCGTGTACGAGAACGACGACCTGCCGCTGCCGATGGATGTCACCGGCGCGGTGGAGGGCCAGCCGGTGTGCCGCAAATTCCAGGCGCGGGCGGCGTTCACGCAGCAGAACCGCACGACCGAGCGCTACCAGTACACCGATACGCCGTCGGGCACGTTCTGGTGCGCGACGCAGACCGGATCGGGCAGCGACGGCGAGTACTCGGTCACGGTCGGGGTGCCGTTCGACGACGCGCGCTGGTGGCGCGGACGGGAGACCCCTGATCGCGCTGTGTCGGCATGCCCTGATGAGGCGTGCTGCCGGCGCCCCGCGCCGGAGCTCGCCGGGCAGTGGGCGGGTCGCTCGTGGCCGAGCGCGCGCGTGCACACGCACATGTTCTCGCCGCTTCCCCGCGGCGCGTTCCCCGGCGTCGACGACAGCGAGGTGTATGCGTTCCTCGACCGGCACGCGCGCGAGGAGTGA